CTTTAGAATGTTTATCCTCTACTTCAATGCGAACATCCTTATTTAAATATCCTGCAATGGTCTCAGCAATATCCTCAACAAAATCTTCAAACTCATCATCATCTCTTTTTTCCCAGTCCGAAGAAGTTTTAGTAAAATCTTCACCCTTCATTTCTAACTTTATGTAACTATGACCACTAGACAAATCATATTCAAATTCTAGCTTTTCTTTTCCCCCAGTATAATCTTCATAATCTCTATTGAGTTCATCTTCAATGTCTTCAATACTATTCTTATTGACTATTACATAGGGTGAATTATAGTTTTGAAAATTATAATTCTGATTATTTTGATTATAGTATGGCAAAGCGGAATATTGATTCTTATTAGTTAAGCTTACGGTTTTTGTATTGTCATCCCATGAAACATCAAAGCCTAGATAGTTAGAAACATCTTTCAACGGCACATATATTGAACCACCGTATATTAATGGCTCTTTAGAAAGGTGTACATAACTTCCATTAATATTAACTTTTATATTGTAAAACCAAGCAGTTATTTGCTTACTATAACCTGCTCCAAATGAAATACTCCCGCCTATTAAAGTACTTAACAGTAGTATCATGATAACATTTCTCATTATTTTTTTTCTTTTCTTCATCGGCTTTCCTCTCCCCCATCAAAAATTTTGAAATTCATAACTTTCGTTATAGATATTTTCATAAAGACCTTGGGCTTCCCATTCCAACCCCTTTTAAGTGTGGAATATTTACTTATTGAAAATATTAGTTTTATTATACAAGACTATTATAGATATTTCAGTTAAACAATTAATTTATACACATCAAAAATCCCTAAAAACATCGGATATTTTGAGATGTATAAATTAAGTTTAACTTTGGGAAATCTATACAGATATTCCAGTTAAACAATTAATTTATACACATCAAAAATCCCTAAAAACATCGGATATTTTGAGATGTATGAATTAAGTTTAACTTTAGGAAATCTATACAGTACATTAATATATCGTCATAAACAAGAAAAAACTTTAATCGATACTAAATTAGTCGTATATCAATTTATATAAACACTGACATACGACTAATAAATTATCTTACAATATTTATCCTGTTTGAATAAAATAAAATTTTTTTACATATTCCACCCCTCTGCCTTTTTTCTAATTTCCACAAATTTTTTATATATACCCTCTTTTTGGATCAAATCCTCATGCATACCAGATTCAGCGATTTTACCTTCATTCACAACGAGAATTTGGTCTGCATTTCTAATTGTCGCTAATCGGTGTGCAATTGTAATAATCGTTTTTCCATGGGTAAGTTCAGAAATAGCGGACTGAATGAGATGCTCATTTTCTGGATCAACAGAAGCTGTAGCCTCATCAAGGATAATAATAGGTGCATCCTTAAGCATTGCCCTGGCTATAGAGATCCTTTGTTTCTCCCCTCCCGATAAGGATGAACCACCTTCTCCAATCATTGTATTATATCCATTTGGAAGTTCACAAATAAATTCATGACAACAAGCTTTCTTAGCAGCCTCGTAAACCTCTTCATCCGATGCGTCGGGTCTTCCAAAACGAATATTATTTATTATGGTATCGTTAAAAAGATAAACGGATTGAAAAACCATACTTATATTTTTAAGCAAGCTATCGCAGGTATATTCCCTTATATCATATCCTCCAACAGTAATAGACCCACTATCAAAATCATAGAATTTAGCGATCAGATTACAAAGGGTTGTTTTCCCACTGCCTGAAGGTCCAACAATGGCAGTTGTTTTATTCTGAGGAATTGTAAATGACACATTATCAATAACCTCTCTTTTATCATAGGAAAATGATACGTTTTTAAAAACAATATTATAATTCTCAGGATTAAGTTCTCTGCCTTTATCATCAATATATTCTTCATTCTTAAGTTTATCCATCTGATCCATTGCCACATCGATTACACTTAGAACATGGGCAGAATCACTTATGGGCTCAATCCCTTGAAAAATGCTAAATGAAAACATACAAAATACTAGCATAGTATGGAATTCCATTTGTCCAACAAATGTAAGATATGATGTTGAAGCTACAAGTCCTACAGATGCAAGTTTTAACATCACCATATGTAAGCAATTGCTTGGTGTAAAACTTTTTTCTATCTTTATATTTATATCCTTGCTTTCCGTACAAGCGTTTTTCATAGCTTCAATGCTAATGCCCTCCTGCCCAAAGGATTTTACAATCGAAAGTCCTCTAGCATATTCAATTGCAGAATTTGATAAATCTTTATTCGCTTTTTCTAATACATCGGCATTTTTTCGGCTTTTATTAGAAATTTGCTTTAAGAAAACTGCCGATAGAGCCACTCCTATAATAGCAATTAAGGAAACAAGGGGATTATAAAATGCAAGAAAAATAAATATGCACAGGGCATTTAAATAACCGCTTATAAAGGTATTAATCATTCTAATTCCCATCATTTCAAGAGTATCTAGCCCTGTGGTCACTGCATTTACAATATCCCCTACACTATTTTTATGAAAATATCCTAAGGAAACTCTTTTTAATATATTCCCTACTGCAAGTCTATCCCGGGCAGCAAGCTCATAACTAATACTCTCTTGATATCTTGCACGAAAATAATCAAATATGAATCTAAGAAAAATAAGAATGGCTATAATTACAAAGGATAACCATATCCATTCCTTATTAAAGCTATTTTTCCCATTAACATCTTCAATAAGCATTCCCAATGTATAGGCCGCTACCAAAATAGGCATCGCTGCAAACCATGTGGAAAAAAAGGAAAATACAAAACCAATATATAGTCTCCCCTTAAACTCTCCACACCAGTCTATAATTCTTTTCACAGTTCTAAACATTCCTACCTGCCTCCTTTGCACCAACAGCCCAAACCTTTGCCCCAATATGAGCCTTCCACATACTACAATATAAAGGGCAGTTTTCAAGCAATTCATCCTGTGTACCTGTCTGCACAATATTTCCGTTTTTCAATACAACAATTTGATTTGCATTTTTTATTGTAGAAAGGCGGTGTGCAATAACAAGCAGGGTTTTTCCCTTGGTAAGTGCAGATATAGATTTCTGGATTTTATCCTCATTTTCTGGATCTGTAAATGCTGTGGCCTCATCTAAAATAACAATTGGCGCATTTTTAAGTATCATTCTAGCAATTGCAATTCTCTGCTTTTCTCCTCCAGAAAGCCGGTTACCTGCATCCCCAGCAGATGTCATATAGCCATTATCTAATTTATCTATAAATTCATCACATTGAGCTGCCCTTGCGGCAGCATAAACCTCTTCATCTGTAGCCTTTGGATTTCCCAGACGAATATTTTCTAAAATAGAACAATTAAAAAGAAAATTATCCTGTGTGACAAAGCTCACAATATTACTAAGCTGAGAAAGAGGAATGCTCTTTATATTTATCCCTCCGATTGTGATATTTCCACCTGTTACATCCCAGAACCTTGAAATAAGCCTTGCCACGGTAGATTTGCCTCCACCAGAGGGCCCAACTAATGCCGTGAAACTACCTTCCTTAATTTTTAAATTTATACCATGCAAAACTTCATTATCTTTGCTATATCCAAAATGGACATTATTCAGTTCAACTTCAAACCCTTTAATTATAGCTGGTTCATGGGGTTCAGGTAATTCTTCCATGTCCAAAAACTCCTTTACACTGTTTATTACATAACCCATTTGTCTAATTTCTTCTGCAAATACCTCTAGCCTCACCAAAGAACCAACCATACTCATAGAAAGTAGCATACAAATGAATATCTGTGCTGGATTAAGAATATCCTTTGTATAGAGAAATAGTCCCATTGGAAGGGTTCCCAACAATGTTGATGGGAACAAAGCAAAGGTAAGCTTCATAGGCACCCATGTGGATGAAAGCCAATCCAAAATAAATGTCTTGAAATCCAGAATAGCCTTTTCAAACTTTTCATAGGAATTCTGTGATTGCCCAAATGCCTTTACAACTTGTATTCCTTCAATATATTCCACAATGACGCTGCTAACGAAATTAGCTGACTTCATGTATTTATCATGCTTTTCTCCATTACCTCTCATCAATATTGAAAAAGGAATCATAGAAAGGGGAATGGTTATAAGAGAAGCAAATGCTATTCTCCAATCGAAAAACAATAGAGTTATGAATACCACAACAGGAAGAACGAAATGTCCTGTACCTTCCGGGATCATATGGGCAAGAGGCGGTTCTACATTTTCAATCCTATCCACCATCATATTTTTGATCTCACCGATGGTTTTGTCTGCAACATTTCCAAGGGGCGCATGCATAAACTTATTCACTACACTCATACGCAATCTTTCAAGGATCGTATACGCACCTTCATGGGAAAGCATAGTAGATATTCCAAAACATATTACTTTTACAAGATACCCTAGTATAGAAATACCTGACCATATTAAAATTGTATGTACATCAATTTCGTTATAAATAAAGGCTAGTAAAATCTTATATACTGCAAAATAGGGAATGAGTCCTGAAAGGACACTTATAATTGATAAGATAACCGATGCAATAATTTTTCCTTTACAAAAACTGGCATAATTCATAAGAACAGAAAGCCAGCTTTCACTTCTTCTTTCCATATTGTTTCTTACCTTCCTTCTTTCTGTATTTTAACTTTTGAGTATTTATAAAGTCTCTCCCTTCCCAATAATACTTTTCCTATATTCCATTGGGGATACCCTCATCTCTTGTTTAAATGCAGCTGAAAATTTACTTGGGTTTTCATATCCAACTTGCAGAGCAATTTTGGAAACATTCAACTTTGTTGTTCTAAGCATGCCCGCCGCTTTATTCATCTTATACTTTCTTATATAAGTAAAAATAGGGTCCCCATAAATCCCCTTAAAACAATTTTTCATTCCTGTCAATGAAATGTCATATTTTCTAGCTAATTCATCTAGGGTATAGCTTCTCTGCAAATTACTTATAAGCATATTATGAATTGCCTTTACCTTCTCTGTTTGAGCTTTATAAAAATATGGCCTTTCATCGGTATTTTGAGAAAGCTCAAGTCCATCTAAAAATAGTAGCAACTCAAATATCTTAATCTTAAAATAATAATCTCTTATCCTTTGGGGAACTGTATAAAGTTCTGAGAATATGTGGTCAATAGGTTTCACATTTCGTATAATGAAACTATGGTCTTTTGAAAAATATTTATTTTTCAAATCATTCATTGATACTGGAAAATCAGGAAATATTTTTTTCAATTCTTTGTCGGCTTTTTCTATTTCAAAAATAATATTCATTCCATGATAGTTAGACAGGGGAAAGAAAAAATTAGAATCATGCTTATATCTATCATCAATTTTTAAATCCCCGCTTTTAATATAACAATAGGTGCCATTTTCCATTTCCTGCTCTATTCTTCCTTCTCTGCAATGATCAACACACAATAAATCTTTATCTGTGAAAAATTCAGATTTACAACTACTCATATGAAAATCATTATACATTATCATGATTCCATTAAAGACATGATACATTGTCATCATTCCATAGCCATCTTCGCTTTTGAATTTATAAATCTTGCAGTTTCTTCCCTCAGTAATAAGCTCCATATCTTTCTGTAGCTTTATATTATTGAACATTAAACCACCTCTCATAAGTTAGTGCTATCTAACAAAATTTCAATCATTACACCTGTTCTCACAAAAGCAGTATATATCTAATACATATTTATTTCAACTCTACAGGGGCAACTATAATCCGATTAGACATTTACTTTATCAAAAAAAAATAGGCAACAAAGTAGCTGCCTATTTTTATCAACCTACTGTTTCGGAGTCAACTTAGTAATATCGAAAAATTCAGAGAACCCATAGAAATTATAACCAGAAATTTTATTCTCATTGTAGACTATTTTTTCCTTGATATAGGTTATTGGAATATCAATTACTTGATCATTACTAAAGTTAATTATATAATCAAAAGCTTCTTTTACCTTATCATTGCTACCCGATGTTAGGTAATTATTAATGGCAGAAATGACCTTTTCTTTATCCTCATGCTTAGAAATAGCTGCCATACCTGCAGAACTATCAAGCCAAGGATTAAAGTATCTTTGGGGAAGGGTAGCTCCTTCGTTTGTATCCCAAATGGTCAAATCAAATTCCCCACTATAATCTGCTTTCCACCAAAGCATTTGCTCAAGTCCTTTGATTTCCAGATCTATTCCAGCCTCAGAAAGCTGACTTTTAATGACAGTAGCAATATTGCTATTGATATCCACTTCCTCTGGATAAGTGAATACAAGCTTCAATGCTTTACCATTTTTTTCTCTCACACCAGTTGATTCATTTACCATCCATCCCGATTCATCCAGTAACTTTTTTGCTTTTTCTATGTTATAGTCCCAATTATTATTCATACTACAATTTGAATACGCAATACCATCGAAAAACAATTTATCAGCCACTTCTTCATTTCCATAGGTAAGTCCTTCTGAAATAGCTTTTTTATCAATTGAGTGTGCAATTGCCCTACGCACATTTAAATCTGAGCATAGTTCACTTGAAGCATTTACAACTATATTTCTTGTACGCTCATTTTGATTAGCCATGATTCCTTTCATTGAAGGAATAGTAGATGACTGTGCATAATCATCATAGGTAAGTTGTGCAGTACCAAAGATTAGATCAATTTCTCCTGTTTGCAATGCCTTTACCCTTGAAGATGATTCTGGTATGTACTTGACAATCACTTCATCATAATATGGTGTTTCTTTCCAATAATTTTCATTACGAGTAAATTTGGTATATTCGCCCTTTTTAAATTTAGTATAAACATAGGGCCCTGTTCCAACGAAGGATGTCAATA
This DNA window, taken from Maledivibacter sp., encodes the following:
- a CDS encoding ABC transporter ATP-binding protein/permease, with product MERRSESWLSVLMNYASFCKGKIIASVILSIISVLSGLIPYFAVYKILLAFIYNEIDVHTILIWSGISILGYLVKVICFGISTMLSHEGAYTILERLRMSVVNKFMHAPLGNVADKTIGEIKNMMVDRIENVEPPLAHMIPEGTGHFVLPVVVFITLLFFDWRIAFASLITIPLSMIPFSILMRGNGEKHDKYMKSANFVSSVIVEYIEGIQVVKAFGQSQNSYEKFEKAILDFKTFILDWLSSTWVPMKLTFALFPSTLLGTLPMGLFLYTKDILNPAQIFICMLLSMSMVGSLVRLEVFAEEIRQMGYVINSVKEFLDMEELPEPHEPAIIKGFEVELNNVHFGYSKDNEVLHGINLKIKEGSFTALVGPSGGGKSTVARLISRFWDVTGGNITIGGINIKSIPLSQLSNIVSFVTQDNFLFNCSILENIRLGNPKATDEEVYAAARAAQCDEFIDKLDNGYMTSAGDAGNRLSGGEKQRIAIARMILKNAPIVILDEATAFTDPENEDKIQKSISALTKGKTLLVIAHRLSTIKNANQIVVLKNGNIVQTGTQDELLENCPLYCSMWKAHIGAKVWAVGAKEAGRNV
- a CDS encoding AraC family transcriptional regulator, which translates into the protein MFNNIKLQKDMELITEGRNCKIYKFKSEDGYGMMTMYHVFNGIMIMYNDFHMSSCKSEFFTDKDLLCVDHCREGRIEQEMENGTYCYIKSGDLKIDDRYKHDSNFFFPLSNYHGMNIIFEIEKADKELKKIFPDFPVSMNDLKNKYFSKDHSFIIRNVKPIDHIFSELYTVPQRIRDYYFKIKIFELLLFLDGLELSQNTDERPYFYKAQTEKVKAIHNMLISNLQRSYTLDELARKYDISLTGMKNCFKGIYGDPIFTYIRKYKMNKAAGMLRTTKLNVSKIALQVGYENPSKFSAAFKQEMRVSPMEYRKSIIGKGETL
- a CDS encoding ABC transporter ATP-binding protein/permease; this encodes MFRTVKRIIDWCGEFKGRLYIGFVFSFFSTWFAAMPILVAAYTLGMLIEDVNGKNSFNKEWIWLSFVIIAILIFLRFIFDYFRARYQESISYELAARDRLAVGNILKRVSLGYFHKNSVGDIVNAVTTGLDTLEMMGIRMINTFISGYLNALCIFIFLAFYNPLVSLIAIIGVALSAVFLKQISNKSRKNADVLEKANKDLSNSAIEYARGLSIVKSFGQEGISIEAMKNACTESKDINIKIEKSFTPSNCLHMVMLKLASVGLVASTSYLTFVGQMEFHTMLVFCMFSFSIFQGIEPISDSAHVLSVIDVAMDQMDKLKNEEYIDDKGRELNPENYNIVFKNVSFSYDKREVIDNVSFTIPQNKTTAIVGPSGSGKTTLCNLIAKFYDFDSGSITVGGYDIREYTCDSLLKNISMVFQSVYLFNDTIINNIRFGRPDASDEEVYEAAKKACCHEFICELPNGYNTMIGEGGSSLSGGEKQRISIARAMLKDAPIIILDEATASVDPENEHLIQSAISELTHGKTIITIAHRLATIRNADQILVVNEGKIAESGMHEDLIQKEGIYKKFVEIRKKAEGWNM
- a CDS encoding ABC transporter substrate-binding protein, encoding MKKKLVLFILTVVCLVIGFTGCGGNQSKDVIDSGKIEDEKILKLASIGELDNMTTLRMSPIITIAQKMIYETLVVYEDGEYKPGLAESWEWNDDKTILTMKLRKGITFHDGEKFDASAVKEILEFYRSIPNCAFMKGISTINNIEAPSEYVVEINYKNPYFGVISDLSSPDILGMPSPKCIDKENKVLTSFVGTGPYVYTKFKKGEYTKFTRNENYWKETPYYDEVIVKYIPESSSRVKALQTGEIDLIFGTAQLTYDDYAQSSTIPSMKGIMANQNERTRNIVVNASSELCSDLNVRRAIAHSIDKKAISEGLTYGNEEVADKLFFDGIAYSNCSMNNNWDYNIEKAKKLLDESGWMVNESTGVREKNGKALKLVFTYPEEVDINSNIATVIKSQLSEAGIDLEIKGLEQMLWWKADYSGEFDLTIWDTNEGATLPQRYFNPWLDSSAGMAAISKHEDKEKVISAINNYLTSGSNDKVKEAFDYIINFSNDQVIDIPITYIKEKIVYNENKISGYNFYGFSEFFDITKLTPKQ